AGGTGGACGACGAGCTGGTCTGCCACATCTGTCTGCAGCCCCTGCTCAAACCCATGGACACCCCTTGTGGCCACACTTACTGCTTTCACTGTCTGAGCAACTTCTTAAAAGAGCAGGACTTCTGCCCCGTGGACCGCCAGCGGCTGCAGTTGCATCAGTGCCGTCCCTCCAGCCTGCTGGTCAGGAACCTACTGGATAAGCTGATCGTAATGTGTCCTCACTACGACGAGTGCCAGCAGCAGATGCAGCGCTGTGAACTGCAGCCTCACTTGCACAACAGGTAAGAGTCAGGTTGAGACGTACGTGTTGTCATGGCAGCAGGTTCGGGGGATATAGTTAGATCTTCACCTGGATAAGATGATCGAGTGCAGTAGGATCTAAACGAATGAGcaaaaaatactgtatattcccTTATTAAATACAAAGGTTGTTCACATTATCATTAACAGCCATACAGTGAAATATAAGCCTGTGTCATAGTTGGACTGGTCAGCACCGAGCACTGGGAGAAATCCTGCCACATTGGTTGACCTGTGGATCTTAAAAAAGTTTTaaacaaaattttaaaaagatgatAAAGTCTCTCCACCGACcgtgtctgtgtgcctgtcatGAGAGAGTGCACATTAAAGTGTAGGTGTTTGGGTACAAGGATCCCGGGCCAATCACAGAATCTAATTATTAATTGATTGAGACAACAGGAAGcatttgagttttatttattgttctgtAAAATTTGTCACAAATATCGTAAATATTTCCACTGGAGCACTGTATATGTGGTGTttctaaattattattttaaaaagccgCCCCCCCAACTCTGTGGCACAGACTGAGGAATGTGAAATAACTATCATTAGCGTTAACTCAACCAGGTTCagttgacatgtttttttagCACTTAGatataccatgacctggatgactgaggaTCTCCACAGACAAACTATCATTAACGTTGTTTGCTTCTCTTCTGTGTGTCgttcaaatgtttgttgttttttctcctctttggaGGTGTTGCATCCCTGGTCAGAGCCTCAGTTCCTCTATGAGCACAGTAACTTATTATTAATGAGCTCAAGATGAGGTGCAGGTTATTCAAGTTGTTTTTCACATGGCCAGCGTGGTGATTATCATCCCAGCCATGATGTAGTTGGTTGTGGGTGGTGGGTAGTCCTGCTGCCGCCTCTCTGTGCAAACAACGAGGAGGCAAAGTTCAGGCATGGGGAGCATGCGGCCGTCACAGCACTCTGACTGACTTAATCAGACTCAATGCATCTCACCCAGACAACCTGCAATGCAGTGAAATTGTCTATTCATCTGCACAGAGCTTCTGTTTAAACCATGTGCATTAATacactctctttttttttttttttactatctcCCCTTTCCGCTTGAAAACACTTcacattgattttctttctccctgTTTTCCCGGTCATCTGGCACTCCTCCTAACTAGAAACATTAAATAACATCTCTCCATTGTAAAGATGCTTATTCTCATGTGTTGTGTCTAAAGTGGTTTTCAGACGTGCATATGTGTAAAAGCAGGcatctgagtcagttgctctggaaaTATTCCTGGACTTTTCCTGCCAGAGCCGTGTCAAATGTACCAAAAAGGTCAGAATGAGCCCATTAGAGAATACAACAGGAAAGTAGTCGTGTGGCTGATGTTTCTAATGCAAAAAATACGTCAGGATTAAAAAGTGGTGCGATAGATGAAGAAGAcgctgacgaagatgtcaacttggaaagagaCTCGAGCGCTTTTGGTGAAAAGGGCCGCGCCCGTGTTGATTGTGTTTTCCACTGTGAAATTTACGTCATGAACTGTCTCCTTCATGCTCTACCTAGACGCCggccctcgcctgaatgttatggacattttcctgttatGGGGAACATGTCCGactcagacaatctcctgctgcgttcttcatatgtgaaaggcaaactcaagAAAATGCCTGTCTTAGAACAAAAATGTCAATCATCACCCATGTCATTCTTTTCTACTAGTTTCCTCCTTGTCCCTGTCTTTCCACAGATGTCCTGTTTTCAGAAGACtgaaggaggaagcagagaaaaggaagaggcCCTCGTGGAATGAGTTAAAGGGACGCAAGAGTGACGGGGAGTCGCCCGGTGATGCCAAACACTCGGCAACGTTGTCTTCTCGAAATCCCAGCCGGGATCAGCCTGAGCCTGGGCTGATTAATCCTGCCTATGAGGAGAGCGAGGATGGTATGAGgtcatttttacctttttataaCAGTGAGCCAATCACAATAGTCTGTGTTCTGTACTAACATGATGATTACAATCACCACTTGGTCCAACTCTTTGGCAATGACAGTGAATAATGTTTATGGAAGCTCCCAGACGTGGTGGAATTAGTTTCCCCCGCTCGGCCGATTGCAGAAAACTGAAATCCCCGTGCTCACCCTCTCCAGTGGGGGCTGTTGTCAAAACACACGGGTGGGAATTGCTGATGTTTATAGCCTGAAGGTTTTGATTCTTAGTCTGTCACAGGTGAATCATCAGCCTAGACATAGAAAAATGCACCAGCTCACGCATTTCTGGTTAAGAAACTGACAAGATATTTCCACAGACCAAAGTTCAATGAAATCTAGTTTCCAGGCAACTGATAATCCCAGAGACGTTTGCATTTAGTCAAATCACTGCTGCATgctattcaaaataaaaataaaacggtGAAGTACAACGAGTTTACacttttaaatctaatttagtTATAtatgtattgatttttttttttcttcaaaatgtcaGCGTTCTGACTCATCCAGGTTTTTACTACCTCTGCAGTCAGCTGGGTTCTTGTCTTTGCTGGAGGGACTTCACAGTTAGAGGAGTTTGCTGCAGTATATAAACATTTGTATGGTCTCTGTGTACGTACAGACCAGTTCCAAGATGGAGAAAGTTCACTGTAGGTCAGTGTACTGAAACTTTCCCTAGCATACTGTGATGTTAACAGGAAGACGTCCACTCTGCTTCTCTTCCGTTTCCGATCTATGTTCCTGTTCTCTGTGCTCGGTGAGAACAGTCGTCACCTAAAGTTCAAATGAAGGTTACTACTGCTGTGTCTCTATTTGTAAAGATTTCTCCAGAATTGTTAGATAAGCGGATCAGTTTTTATCTCTGTGTAGTAAAGAGATTGGTACAATATATTCTCCATTTATCTAAACACGGAAAATGTATGTGCAGTTTGATTTTTCGATAAGATTTGCAGCTCATTATTTATAGTATCTATAAGGGACATAATTGACAAAGACCTGAAGAGCTATTTTTGAGTTATTACTACATAATGGTTACTTTAAATCGCTCTTAAAACTAATTACAAAACTTGTTATCTTTTCACACCTCTGTCCATCACttgtgtagtttattttgtaacATTGTAAAGTAACGTCAATATAAAGATGTGGCAAGATAAAGTCAGAGAAGCTGTAAATGAACAAACAGTAGCCAAATGTGACAGTTCGTGAAATGTCAGTAATAACTCATCAttgcacagctgtgtgtgtgtgtgtgtgtgtgtgtgtgtgtgtgtgtgtgtgtgtgtgtgtgtgtgtgtgtgtgtgtgtgtgtgtgtgtgtgtgtgtgtgtgtgtgtgtgtgtgtgtgtgtgtgtgtgtgtgtgtgtgtgtgcaatgttaAACTATAATGATATTTTGATTGATTACTATAGATTTGTAaattaataataactaataaagtTATTTAGGGTTTAGATTTTATAAAAGCTTATATTTAGCCATATTAATTCCACTtgctcctctgtccctctgcccTCCAGATAACACCCCTCTGCGGTCTAGTCTGGTGGCCGAGGCCAACATGGTGGAACTGTTCAGAgaggagccggaggaggagCTGGGCTTCCGCATCGTGGGGGGGAAAGACACACCGCTGGGGAACATAGTGATCCAGGAGATTGTCAGGGACTCACTGGCAGGGCGTGATGGCAGACTGGCCCCAGGGGACCATATCTTAGAGGTGAGAGGGACTCATGAACCTGAGGAAAGTGTTGAGATAATACAGGCcgtgatgtcacatgatcatcTCTTATTCATCATGGGAATTCAAAAGTATTCCAGTGGCATTGTCGATATCGTGACACGCTTCAATTCAGCATATTTCTGCATTAACACCTTGTTAATGGGTTCTCATGGTCCTGTATACGCAGCGCTCTTCTGCTGGGAACGAGAAAGTAGACATTCAAGATAAACAAGTTTTAGCTCCATGGTAACAAGGTGTGGTTTGTTATTGCTGAGCGCAAACACGTCATATCAGTGTAAACAACTCTACCTGGTTGCTGTCACTGATTGACTTTGAGAGGGTCAGGGTCCAAATATAAAGTAGATTGAACTTTAATGTTCTTTGTTATTTAATCAGTTATTAGGTAATGGTATGACAGGCTCTCTGGAAGTGGACATAGAGGAGAGTAGAAGGACAGAATATGATTTGAATAACTTATGGCTTCCTCTCCTTGGATTTCTACCCTCCGGATCCACATGGTTCCACAGTAAAATGAGCTGAAACTTCAGCCTGGGCTCTGGCACCCCTTCCTCAGTGTGTCCTCCTGCCTTCAGGATGTGGAACATTagccacagttttttttaattttctatttggCTCTGTGGGAAGCTGGTGCACGTGAAGACAGATGAGGGCAGATTGCATCACAGATCTCTTGAAACTCGATCTTTCTCTTCCCCCTGAACTGatgcatttatttctgtttcgCTCCAATTTCACATCAGATTCTCAGGACACTTTGACAGGCTCATCatttaaactgtgaaaataaacaagtagTAAATTTAACTTTTTCGCTTGACAGAAAACTTTTCCCAGCGTCAGTCTTCATTTACAGTTTGACtgcagtgtctgtgtctctgttcctctctgtggTGTTGTGTACACAGGTGAATGATATCAGCTTGGCTTCAGTCCCCCACGCACGGGCCGTCGCAGTGCTGCGGCAGCCTTCCCTCCTCAGACTCACTGTCATGCAGGAGAAAGGTTTCAAAACAAGGGATCCACGGTCTGATCATCACGCTCCCTCTTCCACCACTTCCACCGTGCTGCAGCCCTCTCAGAGTCCCCACGGCAACGCTACCTCCAGTCACAACCCCGGCACAGTCCTGCAGGTGACGCTGATGAAGAGTCAGCGCAGCGAACCGCTCGGAATCAAACTCATCCGCAAATCGGACGAGAGTGGGGTTTTCATCCTGGACTTGTTGTCTGGGGGTTTGGCAGCAAAAGATGGAAAACTGAGGAACAATGACAAAGTGTTGGCCATTAATGGACACGACCTCAGACATGGTACACCGGAGAGCGCTGCCCAGATCATACAGGTATATTAAAGGATCACAGACATGATGACTAAATACAAATGACATTAACACTATTATTGCAGAGTTAACTTCTGTATATTGAACCTTTCTTTTTTGGGCACAGACAGGTTATTGTGTAATAATGTGGTTGTGAGCATGGACTGGTTTGTTTTGCTGCGTTTATGGAAtttaacacactttaaattGTCGATTTAGTTggcaaataaatcacaataatGACCTTGAATCGCTCTCAGTTGAGcacatacctcagccaaggcaGAACAATTGTACACATGATATTGTAGTAAGTGAAAAAACATTCCAGGATCTGCCCCTTAATGTGCATCTACACCAGAAGTTTATGGGTTCTTCCCCAGGACCAGGCCCGATCCCTCACCCTGGTGTTAATCAGTTTcatagtttttgcgtaatcctgctcacaaaaaCCCCAGAAACAAAGAGACTTGGGTGAAAACATACATTCCTTGTCAGAATGTAGCTATGTTGTGAGAAAATCAACCCCAGAGCGACACAAAGAAGACGAACAACATGCAAACAGATCATCTCAATTCTCGATTCAGTCcctttttattggtttttaGTTTCCCACAAGTATTTTCAAAGAACAATCACTGCTTTCAGTTACTTTGTAATTATGCAATATGCACAAAAAAAGCGTTGCTCGATTAGAGGCTGCAGCGCTCATTAAATCACACAATGTGAAAGTGATTAAAACAAGGTTCCAAGTAGTCGGGCTGCTAATGTGACTGATTTAACATGATTCAAACTCTCTTGACAATGGATATTCTGTGGAAGTAATTGCTTTTCCTTTGTGCGCATTAAGGCCAGTGAGGTACGTGTGAACTTTGTGGTGATGAGACCTGCAGAGactcaggaggaaggaggaagcagcagagagggacaACAGGGACGAGCAGCGAGGAGGGCGCCTGAGCCCCAGTACTTCAGACGACAGTCCACATACATGAAGGTAATATAAAGACCATTAACTCTCAAACTAAGACAAATTACTCCTGTCTCctttttatcattaatattttagataacatttttttgttgttgcccATAACCAGCAGTAAACGGCTCCAATTTCAACTTCTTCTAAGATCATTAAGTACAATGTTGGGCACAGTATCTAACAAACTTTGCACATTTCTGTTAACACAACGTAGTCGTGATGACCGCTCCTTTGTCGGTCACACTCAGTTGTACCATACACTGTCAGTAGAAAGAATAGCAACCCCCCAGTTGGGGGTGAGAAGCTTTGAGAGCAGACACCTGCGTCGGTGTGCAGAGATGAAAGCGGCTCTCAGGGGCCTCCCTCTGTCCTGATCAAAAGGCCCGGGGTGCTGCTCACTCTCCTGCTACACAGCCACTGGCttgttgtgttttgcttgtttCTATGGGTGGCAGAGGATCAAAGCTGGTAACAGTTAGCTTTCGCCTGCAGAGTGGAGCCTTTTCGTCTTGCTGGGGGGGGTGGGCTCCCTgctggggaggaggaagagacccCACCTCCCCCGAGCTTCCCTTCTGATGGTTTACAGACTCAAGAAAGAAACAAGGGGGCTGGTTGGAACTGTCATTTTccacacatctcctcctctaCGAGAGCCTAGTGTTGATCCTCACACGTTCCCTCTTCCCTTAGTTCTCAGCTCCCACTCAAGtgtttcacatttgtttctACGAGAATCAATTAAGTCAAAAGATCCTCGAGGTGCTGAAGTAAATTGACAACATGTTCTCTCAAACAAGATAGGATTAAAGTAATTAGCAATAAAGTTTGTCAATAATATGATACACTGGAAAAAGGCCAGCATAACTTTAAAAATCCAAACTGTGATGttgataaatatatttgtcGTTGCTTCATTTGAATCTGTCTCATTGTTCATGCAGGATCCTCCAGGTGGGTTTTCCAGCCATGAGAAGACTGTGAGTCTGAAGAAGGAGCCTCGGCTTTCACTGGGCATCACCATTGCCGGGGGGAGGGACTGTCGCAGCCGCCTGCCTGTTTACATCACAAGTGTGCAGCCTGTCGGCTGTCTGCACCGAGATGGAACCATCAAAAGAGGTAGGAAGCAACATCTGGCCATCCGCCATTTTAACTTTGAATAAGGGATTTGACTCGAAGATAATGATAAAGACATTAAACCAGGACTGAAACTAACAAATAGTTAGTTGTAGTCCTGAACATCAACTCATCACATGTTAAAGCTCAAAGCAATCAACCTTCTAATCCATGAATCAACTGATGTCTAATGTTGAACACAAAGACCCCCTGAACTAACGGTTGTCTTCACAACACCATGTGTTTCCTCAGGTGACATTCTCCTGAGCATCAATGGTGTGGATCTGACCCAGTTTACCTACAACGAGGCCGTTTCGGTGCTGAAGGCTCAGACAGCTCAGGCCCAGGTGGTGCTGCGAGTCATCCAGACGCTCTCCGATGACTCAGAGGAGGAAACCGAGGCCGCCACCATGGACGAACTGGACCTTATGGACGACCCGCGAGATGACGCCCTCAACTGGACGCCGCTGTGGACTCGCTGGTTGGGATTACCGAGGTAGAGAAGCTTTCATTACCATCAGTTCCTGGAGGGTCTGTCCTTTGTGTGAAAAAGTTCATTCTGACCGTGTCCTCGTTGTCTCAGCCACATGCACTGGTGCCGGGACATCGTCCTGCAGAAGACCAACAACGAGAGCTGGGGCTTCAGTATCGTCGGGGGGTACGAGGAGAGCCACGGCCAGCAGCCTTTCTTCATCAAAACCATTGTGCCTGGTACACCTGCTCACTTTGACGGACGCCTCAAGTAAGTTCACCCCAGTTTGACTCCAGTATGATCTGCTCCCGTGTCCTTTCATCGCTCTGACTGGCCTGTGGTTCTCTCCAGGTGCGGTGATGAGATTGTGGCGGTGAACGGAGCCACGACGGTGGGAATGAACAACTCGTCTCTCATCCCCATGCTCAAGCTGCAGAAGAACAAAGTCACACTGACTGTGGTGTCGTGGCCCGGGAGTCTAGTGTAGAACACACATGAGCACATTCACTCTctaatcctctctctctctctctctctctctctctctctctctctctctctctctctctcacacacacactctgccctgTTCAGCTGCATTCTTGACTGGGCCACTCATTGACTCTTCCATATGTAACTCACTGTTTGGTTACGTTCTTGTTCGGGCTTTTAATTAGTCATGTAACACGTGTGTACATACGAGCCGTCCTGTGTGCAGGTacctgtttgtgtcagtgtctggTGAACTCGCAGAGCAGTTTAATCAGGGTGCAAAGATGATGACAATCAGTGAAGTACTCAAAACACTACGGACAAACTGGAaggattgttgttgtttttttcagacgCCGGTTTTACCCTCTTCTGAagctttatatatattttagctTAAATACGTTGGATGATGTTATCGTTTAGTGGTGACTTGATTCAAGTGATTCACATAAACAGAATCCAAAGATGAAATGTAGATCTGACAGAACATGTAGAAAGTTATGTATTGATGAATAGTAGGTGactatatataaaagaaaatggctGCTGAGTGTAAAGTCTGATgccaaagacagaaacaaatcctCCTCTCTTTTAACTGGTGTATCACTAGTGTGATTTTTatcaactttattattattgcacTTTCAAAACGTGCAGCAGAACAATTAAGCCATGTTGGAAAAGTAAGAATggattataaaaacaaacatgtagatTACTTTAAAGGTAAATAAAAGAACTACACTCACATTTGGTCTGAAACTGACACTGGCTTGATTCCAATGGGAACATTCTGTTGAATAATCGGAGGTTCAGTCTTATTCAAGCCATAAAAGTGATCAGTATAAACGTACTCTCCTGTAAAAGTCACTTGAAACCTGCGTGGACCATTTTACCAGAGCTGCATAGGTAGGAAACAGCTTGGGTCCAAGTTTATTTCCTGTTAGTTCTTATTTTAGCGACAGGAAATAAACCAGGACACATTATAATAGTTGTTTTAAACTGTGAGTGGGTCTAAAGAAGCGAATAAACCTGTGATGAATGTTTGGTATTGATGCATAAACAAGATAACTTTTTGTCATTTGATCCATGTCCGTGTATGAGTGCTCTGTATTTGAAATGCCTCCAATTGATGGACTCTGACAAGTGGGTGCCTTGTCGACACTGAAGGACAAACCAGAACGTATACTTGCCTTAAATTGCCGCTCTACCAAAATGTGTTTGCTCATTCTTTTCCTGTCATGATAAAGTGTATTTATCTTGAATATGAATTTGAAGATGAATGGCCTGGTCCAGATGAATTTACTCTTTGTGTCAACACATTCCCAGTGGCCTTTTCTTGTATCTTAACTGGTGCGAGATTTATAGAATAATCCAGAATATCACCACAGAATTAGTTTTTGAATCAGAGTGACTCTGAAATATTAATTGTCTGCGTTGGCCTGTCCAATGTTACATTATGttcaataaaatcataataataaccgTGCGATTCTTCTGTTtatacaatcaatcaatcaattaaactttaataatatagcacattttaaacaattcaaatgtatttacgGGTGTTTGATTAGAATAGAAtatcaacatattttttaatagGAAAATCAATAAtattcaaagaaataaaaccttAAAATTATGAACACTACATAACAGCCAAACTAAATAGGTGGGTTTTAAAtgtaagtttattttttattgtcgCTGTGCCACATTCCACTGGAATACATAACATCCATAGTAAACTGCAGGATGAGTGCAAATGGTGATTTACCACAGTCAGAAATGTCCAATAAACTGTACAGTGACCCCTGGTGGACACAAACTGCAGAATAAAGAAGTGACCCAGGCTCCAAGTCATGCTGAGAAAACTAATTTTAGACTGAGAAGGTTaaagaagcacaaacacaagttTTCAAGAATTCTGAACTTCATCTTTGGACAAAGAAAGTCTTCTGTACCAGTTAAGACTTAAGGGTTCAGAGCAATGATCGAGTATGAATGTAGCGTGTAAATGTAGAGTGTGCAGTTCACATATGTGAATATCttcatgtttaaacacacagaccaGTACAACTAGCTACACATCGCAGAAAGTACATAGGAAagtcaaacagagacagacgatCAACATAGTGACGAGTAGCCAGAGGTGGAAGTGTTCAAGCCATACAATGATGCACAAATACTCTGGTGCAGGTTTAAGTCTTGCATTCAAAATTCCAAACAGAGTAAAATTAGCAAAGTATTATCAGCAAAAAATACTTTGCATTGTGCagaaatatgtttaattttggCAGCACTGAGGTCCTGAAagaggattgtttttttaaatgtgcacaaGATATTTTGtgcacagcaaaataaaaaattgttacTCTTCAGGACTTCACTGGATGTAACTGAGAAGGTCTAACCAGCCAAATATCTGAGAATACCCGAGTGTCCTTTACTCTGTAATTATACATCAAATTTTATAAGCTGATCATGTTCTTTCTACTTAAAATCATAATGACTACTAACCATAGTAGTGAGATACCTGTAAAAATGTCTTATGAAATTTAGTAGAGAGGAAGTACCATAAACTGGAAATGCTCAAATAAATTACAAGTACTTATATCTTTTTAAATTATCACTTGaatacattcaaattcactataaaatatttttgggcTGTAATCCTAAATGACTTTAAGGAATAAACTGCTGgattaatcacatttttttggTTAACACTTATTTAAACTGCACCACGATTAAAGACGCTATCCTACATTAAGTGAAACT
The Hippoglossus stenolepis isolate QCI-W04-F060 chromosome 7, HSTE1.2, whole genome shotgun sequence genome window above contains:
- the lnx2b gene encoding ligand of Numb protein X 2b produces the protein MATIETKGTSSCSTAAGLSWARVCKECGQQHDGQDSHLYEYQDEVDDELVCHICLQPLLKPMDTPCGHTYCFHCLSNFLKEQDFCPVDRQRLQLHQCRPSSLLVRNLLDKLIVMCPHYDECQQQMQRCELQPHLHNRCPVFRRLKEEAEKRKRPSWNELKGRKSDGESPGDAKHSATLSSRNPSRDQPEPGLINPAYEESEDDNTPLRSSLVAEANMVELFREEPEEELGFRIVGGKDTPLGNIVIQEIVRDSLAGRDGRLAPGDHILEVNDISLASVPHARAVAVLRQPSLLRLTVMQEKGFKTRDPRSDHHAPSSTTSTVLQPSQSPHGNATSSHNPGTVLQVTLMKSQRSEPLGIKLIRKSDESGVFILDLLSGGLAAKDGKLRNNDKVLAINGHDLRHGTPESAAQIIQASEVRVNFVVMRPAETQEEGGSSREGQQGRAARRAPEPQYFRRQSTYMKDPPGGFSSHEKTVSLKKEPRLSLGITIAGGRDCRSRLPVYITSVQPVGCLHRDGTIKRGDILLSINGVDLTQFTYNEAVSVLKAQTAQAQVVLRVIQTLSDDSEEETEAATMDELDLMDDPRDDALNWTPLWTRWLGLPSHMHWCRDIVLQKTNNESWGFSIVGGYEESHGQQPFFIKTIVPGTPAHFDGRLKCGDEIVAVNGATTVGMNNSSLIPMLKLQKNKVTLTVVSWPGSLV